aagtaCTTTATTTTTGCATCACTTCATTGacaatgtataaaattattaaataatatatgtttacaatcatttatcaaaataatataaaatcaacaatattttacataaaattacaattaataatttgattttagccCAAATCACGACAGTTCATGATgatttaagatttcaaaatgaaaaattaaacattaatctAATATCACAAAAATCCTACCACCTCAAAATCTCAAATCCTCACCAAtgaatattaaaaagaattaaaaatttaaattacttgAATGATAcatgatttaaaattcatattagtaaataattatcattttcatgatattttagttaaaaaaacaaaattataaacttGTTAAGATAATTACTACCATCGGTCCAAAACATATCAGTCCAAGCTCATGAGGTTGTAAACTAAACTCGCAGGATGATATCGTAGATTGAGCTCGCTCACCAAACCTACTCCCCTGCGATGTTATACGTGTATGAAAACACGTAACACGTGTTTAATCTAAAGTAGAGTACGTGTCTGTATGCATGGAGATGAAGAAAAATTCCTCAACAAAAgtcaaacatataaattatgaaatatgaattttaaataaaaaatgaattatatgGTATCTCCGCAGCCGTACGTATATGATATATCCTATAAAAAATGGGCGTGGATATATCGGCAGTCGGCACGTCCAATATATATAGCTGCAGATATAATACAGAAGTGAACTGTGAACTCTAAGCTGAAAATAGCTATGTCCTCCAATAATCCAATTTCCAATTTCCAAGACGTGCCTTGGAAACAACGATTCTACAGGTCCATGCTTGGCTACGGCATCCACTTCTCTCGCCGTTCCGATGGCACCATCAACCGCTTCATCATGAACCTATTCGACCTCAAAGCTCAGCCTTCCAAACAACCCATCGACGGCGTCATAACTTCTGACACCGTCGTTGACGCCACTCGCAACCTCTACTTCCGTCTCTTTCTTCCTTCCTTCGAACAAAACACCAACATGCCACTCATCGTGTACTTTCACGGCGGTGGCTTTGCATATATGTCGGCGAATTCCATAGCTTGTGATGACCTTTGTAGAAACCTTTGTAAGAAAACCGGTGCGGTGATAATATCCGTTAATTACAGGTTATCCCCCGAGCATAAATACCCATCTCAATACGACGACGGATTTGATGTCTTGAAGTTCATCGACGACAAAGCTAATACCAAAAATTTTCCTTCGAATGTTAATTTAAAGCAGTGTTTCATCGCCGGTGATAGTGCCGGTGGCAACTTGGCACACCACGTGACGGTGAAAGCGTGCGAGTATGGATTAAGAAACGTGAAGCTGATAGGGTTAATAGCAATACAACCGTTCTTCGGCGGGGAAGAAAGGACGGAATCGGAAAATAGATTAGTTGACGCGCCGGTGCTGTCAGTGAAGGGTACGGACTGGTTGTGGAAGACGTTTTTGCCGGAAGGGTCGGACCGGGACCATCCCGCTTGTAATGTGTTTGGGTCGAAATCAGTTGATGATATAAAGAGGTTGAAGTTTCCGGCGACGATGGTGGTGGTCGGAGGGGTTGACCCGTTGTATGATTGGCAAATAAGGTACTATGAAGGTTTGAAGAAATGTGGGAAAGAAGCATATCTGATTGAGTATCCAAATGCTTTTCACTCATTTTATGGTGCACCTGAATTGAAAGAATCTGGTTTGTTAATGGAGGAAGTGAAAGATTTCATAgggaaattaattaaataagttgatATCCAGGTTTTTAGAATCGGATGGATTATTGGATTGTTAGTGGAATTCATTCGATTCATTCGTTCgatacaattaaataaattattaaaaatttataaaataaaaaaaatagttcaaCCAATCCAATTGATTTTTAGCTTGGTTTAATCCGTTCGTACCAATTGCCAGATCAACTAGTCTAATGTATTTATTCGAACTGATAACTCGATTGGTTCTCGATCCATTCAGGTTCAAACAATCACAATGATAACTTCATTGTCTacatacttgtatttttaaggttttaggttaaattttgtCATTAATTCTTGTATTTTATGAAAGTTATGGGTTTAATCCATGCgctttaattttgtcatttttagtttttacttttcaaaGTTTAAGTTCAGTTGTTTCTGAAATTTGATGCGACAAActtattatcatatgtgtaatgtcatatcaatttatcatttccacatattactcactaaaaatctaGTGAATGGATTAACGATTATGACCTTCTGTGATTGGCTTGGTGGCCAAGGGATATTTACCATAAAACCCACCCAATTTTGAGCCTCCTATTTGGGCAACTCTCTTTGGACATAGTGTGTGCGTGTTTGGTGTGTAGTGTGGGTGTGTCTTTACTCTGTGTGTACTAATCCTTTAATTGTACAATACTCAAAAAATGAATTGATAATTGTCGTTTGCATCaagactgaaatttcaaaattcgataaatataaaaacttagaATAGCCTTATTGGAGAATATGAACTAAATATACAACTGTATACATAATATATgtttagtaattgaatttaacctaACAAATGTAACTGTACTACTTGATTCaggattaaaatttcaaaatttaaaaagtacaaggacGACTAAGCTAATTCAACaagtaaaactattaaaattaatcaaattaaattatatagactaaatccacaactttcatAAATTACATGAATTAATAACAGAATTTAACAAAAAGTTTTATAATGTATAATAGTCATAAATCTCCTAACCTACCTTCCTTTCGAGCTCCCTTAATGATTGCATCTCTTGAACACTCGTTTTCAGTTTGcctctctcttttctctttatgcttattttttttcggtgaagagaaaaaaacaatta
The Gossypium raimondii isolate GPD5lz chromosome 8, ASM2569854v1, whole genome shotgun sequence DNA segment above includes these coding regions:
- the LOC128043128 gene encoding probable carboxylesterase 18, which encodes MSSNNPISNFQDVPWKQRFYRSMLGYGIHFSRRSDGTINRFIMNLFDLKAQPSKQPIDGVITSDTVVDATRNLYFRLFLPSFEQNTNMPLIVYFHGGGFAYMSANSIACDDLCRNLCKKTGAVIISVNYRLSPEHKYPSQYDDGFDVLKFIDDKANTKNFPSNVNLKQCFIAGDSAGGNLAHHVTVKACEYGLRNVKLIGLIAIQPFFGGEERTESENRLVDAPVLSVKGTDWLWKTFLPEGSDRDHPACNVFGSKSVDDIKRLKFPATMVVVGGVDPLYDWQIRYYEGLKKCGKEAYLIEYPNAFHSFYGAPELKESGLLMEEVKDFIGKLIK